The DNA region ATCCAAAGATATTTGGGCTCCACTTTTAATTGTACTCTGTAAAGTACGCCCTGACATATCTGTGAGTATAATTGATGCATTATTTAAAGCATTTGTAAACTCTACAGTTATTCTACCTGATGTAGGATTTGGATAAAGTCTGGTTACTTTTTGAATATTGGAAAAATTTATGGTATTTTTCATTTGAGTATTACCTAAACTTCCATTATTACAAATATATTTTCTTTCAGTTCTATTTCCGGCAGCATCATAACTGTAAACTACCCCGCAGGTATTCGCAGGTAGAGATTGCGTGTAGCACTGTTTTGTTAGCAGTACAAAACAGCTTAAGAGTATAGTTTTAAGCATAAATTTTGGTATTTATATTTTGCTTTATAGATTAAAAAGTCAGCATTCCTGTGCGCATATCAATTTTTGTAGCAATAGGGTCTACGATAGCAGATTTTGATTCAGCTCTGTCTTTTTTCGTATTAAGAATTAAAGTTCTTTTTCTCTCATAAGGATTATTGTCCCCATTCCAGTAGGCCCCAACTGCCCTGCGCCACAATATGGCTTGGTTTTTCCTTATAGGGAAATCGACATATTTCGAAAGAATAAAATAATTCCCCTTTTTTTCAATAGGAATTAGCTTACTGCCTTCCATTTTATATAATTCGTTTGCGCCAAAACACACGCCCCACGCATTAGTAACTGTTACTATTGAACTATCCGTCCCAAGATAATTAAGTTTAATATCTCCATTTTCTTTCAGCGTGTCAGGCTCCAACCAAAAATAAATTGCATTGGATATAGGCTTATTATTCAAAAAATCCTTAAAGGTTTTAAAAATGCCTTTATTAACCAATGAATCTTTAATAATATTAGTATTTATATTACCTCTATTGGCCAATAAAGAATCTATTGAAACGGAAGCCTCATTATTGGACTGTAAT from Rhizosphaericola mali includes:
- a CDS encoding T9SS type A sorting domain-containing protein gives rise to the protein MLKTILLSCFVLLTKQCYTQSLPANTCGVVYSYDAAGNRTERKYICNNGSLGNTQMKNTINFSNIQKVTRLYPNPTSGRITVEFTNALNNASIILTDMSGRTLQSTIKSGAQISLDLSSYPSGMYILQIKDNQTLFTQKVIKK